The Streptococcus oralis Uo5 genome includes a window with the following:
- a CDS encoding ABC-three component system middle component 1, with protein sequence MKNIIVNLLKHNHFDCVDTDFNLYTNQLKSEYFIVSQYSQEELHNFFDDDKTSQVIKEFERLSLKSEHENIKKNTSLFILVEVDNLKEAFEDEKFQRSILLIEEDYYYFRKFILLYTQDGLSDLRDKETNETLYTYLDSNIDAFEEDMFFSESYFMAMEIGVKLPFFTLPKRNDIYQSIENQYQDDNDELDNRLLDFYTKVTDEILLESLKDISTDDENISDLLQIGELLP encoded by the coding sequence ATGAAAAACATCATTGTAAATTTGTTAAAACATAATCATTTTGATTGTGTAGACACAGATTTTAATTTATATACTAATCAATTAAAATCTGAGTATTTTATAGTTAGTCAATATAGTCAAGAAGAGCTGCATAATTTTTTTGATGATGATAAGACTTCACAAGTAATAAAAGAGTTTGAAAGATTATCTTTGAAATCAGAACACGAGAATATTAAGAAAAATACCTCTCTGTTTATTTTAGTAGAAGTTGATAATTTAAAAGAAGCATTTGAAGATGAAAAATTCCAACGCTCAATATTGTTAATTGAAGAGGACTATTACTATTTTAGAAAGTTCATTTTATTATATACTCAAGATGGGTTGTCGGATTTACGAGATAAAGAGACTAATGAAACGCTCTATACTTACTTAGATTCTAATATTGATGCTTTTGAAGAGGATATGTTTTTTAGCGAGTCGTATTTTATGGCGATGGAAATTGGAGTAAAACTACCATTTTTTACACTCCCTAAAAGAAATGATATTTATCAAAGTATAGAAAATCAGTATCAGGATGATAATGATGAATTAGATAATAGATTATTGGATTTTTATACTAAGGTCACTGATGAGATTCTATTAGAATCACTAAAAGATATTTCTACCGATGATGAAAATATTTCTGATTTACTACAAATAGGAGAATTATTACCATGA
- a CDS encoding AAA family ATPase, with amino-acid sequence MKIQKKFIKNFKNIKGTRIIDFQENVTLFVGPNGFGKTTIFDALELSLTGRIRRIEESDYSDGRSSFSTPYFQNNPEEDTFIELMLINDEGSSLIVSSLYKSSLNTEGSNVPKFSFFKFKRTVRVGLGISFQPIEDFDGLSEDDIQKVISQFLGYESENYSLGDTFDLFHYIQQDETAYYLKQKEKDRKEQLNFLLNIGNYVNRKNRLAELRKTLLSSKTELEKKKNVLKNLPIGSEVAYNELPLRADTDFTFNNKLIVFDDELSNESLNIYLSEIDKLQEFRNSFSPKDYFLRKQSEQFEREILDDKDFIFYLIVREIFKNQNNIEYIEQNHTIISNDKNYSYFLLKNYIGQLESLENDSRMFKRGKILEDLLDVEIDKLNIETIKNSLNDFPDWEFGQVWLETFDSKLTNYKIKKEQLDNGTNSINKLLEIRSRLKEHSDEKKSECVFCGYDWIESENLLVAYEETTNQLRKNLTNFEMEVSNLVEELNQLKMELQNQIQIEQEKLFVLPEDFLALIRSIGKYNFPESFSNLVAMNSEMTPMLVDKNASLQKFEILKKELISSLQEKLLIPNEVYDNFLRVVNKRVDFEKLLEKYSILARESIREFGISFGHLPISLHKFEENKDGLLVFLEEARSQIVFDNSKSLDLQNMFDKYFASNEKTFENCTIESINQKREYIINQFELQSLTMSNQIEKRLQIIEQTITYLQDRVRKLNDNIKSYQEQMIRKLKLPFYMYTAKILQNYQQGMGVLLTTQNNSNIRFIANSNSEQDVMYQLSSGQIAVISFAFTLALNTTFKISKEFKFLSIDDPIQDMDSMNVYALIDLIRHSLSDYQIIMSTHNDGSAMFIKYKFELFSDSEISNVGLKNIKNILLEGYEV; translated from the coding sequence ATGAAAATACAAAAAAAATTTATAAAGAACTTTAAAAATATAAAGGGAACTCGAATTATTGATTTTCAAGAGAATGTAACTTTGTTTGTTGGACCAAATGGATTTGGAAAAACTACAATTTTTGATGCACTTGAGTTATCATTAACTGGGAGAATCCGTCGAATTGAAGAGTCCGATTATAGCGATGGTAGAAGTAGTTTTAGCACTCCTTATTTTCAAAATAATCCTGAGGAAGATACATTCATTGAGCTAATGTTAATAAATGATGAAGGTAGTTCTCTGATAGTATCTAGTCTCTATAAGAGTAGTTTGAATACTGAGGGAAGCAATGTCCCAAAGTTTTCATTTTTTAAATTTAAAAGAACAGTTCGAGTTGGACTAGGAATTTCATTTCAACCTATTGAAGATTTTGATGGTTTGAGTGAGGACGATATACAAAAGGTCATTAGTCAGTTTTTAGGATATGAATCAGAAAATTACAGCTTAGGTGATACTTTTGATTTATTTCATTACATTCAACAGGATGAAACTGCTTATTATTTGAAGCAAAAGGAGAAAGATAGAAAGGAACAACTGAATTTTCTATTAAATATTGGGAACTATGTTAATAGAAAAAACCGATTAGCTGAACTAAGAAAAACGTTACTGTCTAGTAAAACCGAGCTGGAAAAGAAAAAAAACGTGTTAAAAAATCTTCCTATAGGAAGTGAGGTTGCTTATAATGAGTTACCCCTTAGAGCAGATACTGACTTTACTTTTAACAATAAATTGATTGTTTTTGATGACGAATTATCAAATGAAAGTTTAAATATATATCTATCAGAAATTGATAAGTTACAAGAATTTCGAAATTCATTTTCTCCAAAGGATTACTTCCTCAGAAAACAAAGTGAGCAGTTTGAGCGAGAGATTCTGGATGATAAAGACTTTATTTTCTACTTAATAGTTAGAGAAATTTTTAAAAATCAGAATAATATAGAGTATATTGAACAAAACCATACTATAATTTCAAATGATAAAAATTATTCCTATTTTTTACTTAAAAATTATATCGGACAACTAGAGTCATTGGAAAATGACAGTAGAATGTTTAAACGTGGAAAAATTCTAGAGGATCTACTTGATGTCGAAATTGATAAACTTAATATAGAGACAATTAAGAATTCTTTAAATGATTTTCCAGATTGGGAATTTGGTCAAGTATGGCTTGAAACGTTTGATTCCAAGTTAACAAATTACAAGATTAAAAAAGAGCAACTGGATAATGGTACAAATTCGATTAACAAGTTACTCGAGATAAGAAGCCGTCTAAAAGAACATAGTGATGAAAAAAAATCAGAATGTGTGTTTTGTGGTTATGATTGGATTGAAAGCGAGAATTTACTGGTAGCCTATGAAGAAACAACGAATCAACTGCGTAAAAATTTGACTAATTTTGAAATGGAAGTTTCAAATTTAGTTGAAGAATTAAATCAATTAAAAATGGAGTTGCAAAATCAGATTCAAATTGAGCAAGAGAAACTCTTTGTTCTTCCTGAAGATTTTTTGGCGCTGATACGCTCTATAGGTAAGTATAATTTTCCTGAGTCTTTTAGCAACTTAGTTGCAATGAACTCAGAGATGACGCCTATGTTAGTTGATAAGAATGCTTCGCTACAAAAGTTTGAGATTTTGAAAAAAGAGTTAATAAGTTCATTGCAAGAAAAACTGTTGATTCCAAATGAAGTCTATGATAATTTCCTTAGAGTTGTAAATAAGAGAGTAGATTTTGAAAAACTTTTAGAAAAATATTCTATTCTAGCTAGAGAATCAATAAGGGAATTTGGAATTTCTTTTGGACACTTACCCATTTCCTTGCATAAATTTGAAGAGAACAAAGATGGGTTATTAGTATTCTTAGAGGAGGCTAGATCACAAATAGTATTTGATAATTCTAAAAGTTTAGATTTACAAAATATGTTTGATAAGTACTTTGCATCTAATGAGAAAACTTTTGAGAACTGTACTATAGAAAGTATCAATCAAAAACGAGAGTATATTATTAACCAGTTTGAATTACAAAGTTTAACAATGTCTAACCAAATTGAGAAACGTCTTCAAATAATTGAACAAACGATTACCTATCTTCAGGATCGTGTTAGGAAATTAAATGATAATATAAAATCTTACCAAGAACAGATGATTCGAAAGTTGAAGCTTCCCTTCTATATGTATACTGCTAAAATTTTACAAAATTACCAACAAGGAATGGGAGTTCTACTAACTACTCAAAATAATTCTAATATCAGGTTTATAGCAAATAGCAATAGTGAGCAGGATGTGATGTATCAATTGAGTTCTGGACAAATAGCTGTTATTTCATTTGCTTTCACTTTGGCACTAAATACTACATTTAAGATTTCCAAAGAGTTCAAATTTTTATCAATTGATGATCCGATTCAAGATATGGATTCTATGAATGTATATGCTTTAATTGATTTAATAAGACATTCATTATCAGACTATCAAATTATTATGTCCACACATAATGATGGTAGTGCTATGTTTATAAAATATAAATTTGAACTATTTTCAGATTCTGAAATATCAAATGTAGGGCTAAAAAATATAAAGAACATATTATTGGAGGGTTATGAAGTATAA
- a CDS encoding helix-turn-helix transcriptional regulator yields MYQPEKLKARRKELKLTQKEIAEGLGISFQAYSAWERGIKEPSKEKVAQLENILKVAKGYFTQIEIVRLYNSLSKQGKDKVVLYARNLAQEEQTQKVTTMPERLYEYRVYERMSAGIGASVYDDQNFDTVYFNEELAHDFASWVSGDSMEPKYQNGSVALIRETGFDYDGAVYAVVCNNQTYIKRVYREEDGLRLVSINPKYKDIFISYEEDPRIVGIIVGNFVPMEG; encoded by the coding sequence ATGTATCAGCCAGAAAAACTCAAGGCTCGGAGAAAAGAGTTGAAATTGACACAGAAGGAAATTGCAGAGGGGTTGGGGATTAGTTTTCAGGCTTACTCGGCTTGGGAACGTGGAATTAAGGAACCATCCAAGGAGAAGGTTGCCCAGCTAGAAAATATTTTAAAGGTGGCAAAGGGATATTTCACTCAGATCGAGATTGTTCGTCTCTACAATAGCCTTTCCAAGCAAGGGAAGGACAAGGTTGTGCTCTATGCTCGCAACCTGGCTCAAGAAGAACAAACACAGAAGGTGACGACCATGCCAGAGCGCCTCTACGAGTACCGTGTCTATGAACGTATGTCAGCAGGGATAGGGGCTTCGGTCTATGATGATCAGAATTTTGATACGGTCTACTTTAACGAGGAGTTGGCCCATGATTTTGCATCTTGGGTATCTGGGGACTCTATGGAACCTAAATATCAAAATGGTTCGGTGGCTCTGATTCGAGAGACGGGATTTGACTATGACGGGGCGGTTTATGCAGTGGTTTGTAACAACCAGACCTATATCAAACGGGTTTATCGGGAGGAAGATGGTTTGCGTCTGGTTTCTATCAATCCTAAATACAAGGACATTTTCATCTCCTATGAGGAAGATCCTCGGATTGTGGGGATTATCGTTGGGAATTTTGTGCCGATGGAGGGTTAG
- a CDS encoding Y-family DNA polymerase encodes MGYFDYSREPKSDIAFVDMKSFYASVECVKRGLHPLKTSLCVMSRADNSTGLILASSPMFKKIFGKSNVGRAYDLPFDIKTRKFSYYNARKQGLPTDSDYVRYIEDWAQVTLIVPPRMDEYIAVNMEIQRIFQNYGSPDDIYPYSIDEGFIDLTSSLNYFIPNKSLSRKDKLDLLSARIQRDIWRQTGIYSTVGMSNANPLLAKLALDNEAKHTPTMRANWSYQDVEEKVWAIPKMTDFWGIGRRMEKRLHALGIFSIRELATSNPDQLQKTLGQAGLRLWFHANGIDESNVHKPYKAKSQGLGNSQILPRDYVKLRDIEIILREMAEQVAIRLRRAGKKTTLVSIYVGFSKQEVRSSIHTQMKVEPTNNTAVLTDHVLKLFHNKYTSGAVRSVGVNYSGFVDESFGLISLFDDVDKLEKEERLQTAIDSIREQFGFTSLLKANALEEASRSLARSKLIGGHSAGGLDGLK; translated from the coding sequence ATGGGCTACTTTGATTATTCCAGAGAGCCCAAAAGTGATATTGCCTTTGTCGATATGAAATCTTTCTATGCCAGTGTCGAGTGTGTAAAAAGGGGCTTGCATCCGCTGAAGACCTCGCTTTGTGTCATGAGTCGCGCGGATAATTCAACTGGTCTTATCCTAGCCTCCTCTCCCATGTTTAAGAAGATTTTTGGCAAGTCAAATGTGGGGCGTGCCTATGATCTGCCCTTTGATATCAAGACCCGCAAATTTTCTTATTACAATGCTCGAAAGCAAGGCTTGCCTACTGACTCAGACTATGTTCGCTACATCGAAGATTGGGCTCAAGTCACCTTGATTGTCCCTCCTAGGATGGATGAGTACATAGCGGTCAATATGGAAATCCAGCGAATCTTTCAAAACTATGGTAGCCCAGATGATATTTATCCCTACTCTATTGATGAAGGTTTTATTGATTTGACTAGTTCGCTCAACTATTTTATCCCAAACAAGAGTCTCTCTCGCAAAGACAAGCTGGATCTGCTTTCTGCCCGCATACAGAGGGATATTTGGAGGCAGACAGGGATCTACTCTACAGTGGGTATGTCCAATGCCAATCCCTTACTGGCCAAGTTGGCTCTGGATAATGAGGCCAAGCACACTCCGACCATGAGGGCCAACTGGTCTTACCAGGATGTGGAAGAGAAGGTTTGGGCCATTCCCAAGATGACGGACTTTTGGGGGATTGGCAGGCGGATGGAGAAACGCTTGCATGCTCTGGGGATTTTTTCCATCAGAGAATTGGCCACCAGTAATCCAGACCAGCTACAGAAAACACTTGGTCAGGCTGGCCTGCGTTTGTGGTTTCATGCTAACGGGATTGATGAGAGCAATGTTCATAAGCCCTATAAAGCCAAGTCTCAAGGGTTAGGAAATTCTCAAATCTTGCCGAGAGACTACGTAAAGCTACGGGATATTGAAATTATTCTCCGAGAAATGGCGGAGCAGGTGGCTATTAGACTGAGAAGGGCTGGCAAGAAAACAACCCTTGTCTCTATCTATGTTGGTTTCTCTAAACAGGAGGTCAGGTCGTCTATTCACACACAAATGAAGGTCGAACCGACTAATAATACTGCTGTTTTAACAGACCACGTTTTGAAGCTATTTCATAATAAATACACTTCTGGAGCGGTCAGAAGTGTCGGAGTCAACTATTCAGGATTTGTGGACGAGTCCTTTGGCTTAATCTCCCTCTTTGATGATGTTGACAAGTTAGAAAAAGAAGAAAGGCTCCAGACGGCCATTGACTCCATTCGGGAACAATTTGGTTTTACCTCCCTCTTAAAGGCCAATGCACTGGAAGAAGCCTCTAGGAGTCTTGCCAGAAGCAAGCTGATTGGGGGGCATTCTGCTGGAGGATTAGATGGACTAAAATGA
- a CDS encoding DUF5960 family protein, translating to MTRKDLYENKLQMDYFSEAYIRFEEDFQKYSAMNVPLTFLIDDILRTMAMNQKNYFVLNKENAKDGREHRFYFRVVTEKECPRNRTYAYAGLKNSSQ from the coding sequence ATGACTAGAAAAGACTTGTATGAAAACAAACTGCAGATGGATTATTTTTCAGAAGCCTATATTCGTTTTGAAGAGGATTTTCAAAAATACTCTGCTATGAATGTGCCTTTGACTTTTTTGATCGATGACATCCTACGCACCATGGCGATGAATCAGAAAAACTACTTTGTCTTAAACAAGGAAAACGCCAAGGATGGGCGGGAGCATCGCTTTTATTTTAGGGTGGTGACGGAAAAAGAGTGTCCCAGAAATCGAACCTATGCATACGCTGGACTCAAAAATAGTAGTCAGTGA